One Exiguobacterium sp. BMC-KP genomic window, TCGTGTCACATAGTCAAATAATTCATGATTCTGCTTCGTCTCATCCCACTCCATACAGGCACGATTGGAAGGATCTTGCCCTCCGGTCATTCCAATCTCATCACCGTAATAAATGACCGGTGTACCAGGAAACGTCAATAATGTAGCGAAAAGTAATTTCATCCGGTCGACGTTGCCTTTCGCCCGTGTTAATGCACGTGGTGTGTCGTGTGAGTCGATTAAGTTAAACATCACTTCGTTGACGTTTTGAGAGTGCCAGTTTAGATTCCGGCTGACCGCGTATGAGAAATCACGGACAGTTGTCTCGCCCGTCGCAAAACAAGTGAGAAAACTCTCTGTTAATCCGTAATTCATGACAGCATCGAATTGATCGCCAAGTAACCACGGTTGTGAATCCGTCCAGCATTCGCCGACGATATAGCACGTGCCGTTCGCAGCCCGAACTTCCTTACGAAATTCACGCCAAAACGCATGATCGACTTCACTAGCAACATCAAGACGCCAACCGTCGATTCCGAATTCTTCAACCCAGTAGCGTCCGACATGGAGCAAGTATTGTTTTACGTCCGGATGAGCAGTATTCAACTTAGGCATGTTCCGTTCAAAGGCAAACACTTCGTAATTCGGAAGCGACGGATCGACTGGGAACGAATCAATAGTGAACCAATTGGCGTACTTCGAGTCTTGTCCATTTTTTAAGACGTCTTGGAATGCTGGATGCTCTTCACTAATATGATTGAAGACGGCATCAAGTAACACACGGATACCGTTCTCATGCAACATCCCAATCATTTTACGAAACGTTTCCTCGTCTCCGAATGCCGGGTCGAGCTTCAAATAATCGAGTGTGTCGTACTTATGATTCGATGGCGCTTCAAAAACAGGGCAGAAATAGACACCAGTGACACCGAGTCGTTTTAAGTGATCGACATGATCGATGATCCCTTGAAAGTCTCCACCAAAGAAATTTTGAAAAGCTGGCGCTTCACTCCCCCATTTTTTCGTTCCCGCAGGATCATTCGTTGGATCTCCATTTGCGAATCGTTCTGGGAAAATTTGATACCAGACCGTGTCTTTGACCCAGTCCGGTGTATCAAAGACATCCGTCGCATGAACGTACGGGACGGAAAAATAGTAGCCCGGATGATCAAGTGGTGCTTCGCCATACCAGCCACGCTCCGTTAACACAGCTGTCGTATCACCATGCACTTCAAACCCATATCGTACACGTTTTCGTTCTGGACGGATTGCAACGAACCAGTAGTCAT contains:
- a CDS encoding glycoside hydrolase family 13 protein, whose product is MNQAGVVHRALSPFVYAYDQRTVHIRLMTAKDDVREVNLIHGDPYEWEAEKEEDRDWNFDPEKEKSWKVQRTPMQYNGSDATYDYWFVAIRPERKRVRYGFEVHGDTTAVLTERGWYGEAPLDHPGYYFSVPYVHATDVFDTPDWVKDTVWYQIFPERFANGDPTNDPAGTKKWGSEAPAFQNFFGGDFQGIIDHVDHLKRLGVTGVYFCPVFEAPSNHKYDTLDYLKLDPAFGDEETFRKMIGMLHENGIRVLLDAVFNHISEEHPAFQDVLKNGQDSKYANWFTIDSFPVDPSLPNYEVFAFERNMPKLNTAHPDVKQYLLHVGRYWVEEFGIDGWRLDVASEVDHAFWREFRKEVRAANGTCYIVGECWTDSQPWLLGDQFDAVMNYGLTESFLTCFATGETTVRDFSYAVSRNLNWHSQNVNEVMFNLIDSHDTPRALTRAKGNVDRMKLLFATLLTFPGTPVIYYGDEIGMTGGQDPSNRACMEWDETKQNHELFDYVTRLIALRKEHPILANDGTYHFQLADESKQLMVVERRQGDHVYLLAVNVSEEVQIFSLEGTFKNLFDETTASEAVQIPALSAVILRQL